One Cellulomonas sp. NS3 genomic region harbors:
- a CDS encoding M15 family metallopeptidase yields MGDGGAAAPARDVGGRGARGARTASVAGALVGVALVLAGCTGAAPGASDGASGTATGSPASRDPAASSTAPSNPVPGAPSSAGPATSTPTPPSPPEPAPTVPPEPPAPQFGATVGEIGPELAARMAPSWRAGCPVPLEDLRYLTLTHHDFEGGVVTGELVVHADVADGVVGVFRTLFEAGYPIRSMRLVDDFGGSDDASMAADNTSAFNCRAITRGTGWSEHAYGRALDLNPRENPYVRGTLVLPPEGEPYADRPDLPGVVHAGDVVVTAFAAAGWRWGGDWTSPVDYQHFSVTGR; encoded by the coding sequence ATGGGGGACGGGGGAGCAGCGGCGCCCGCGCGGGACGTCGGGGGGCGCGGCGCACGTGGAGCGCGCACGGCGTCGGTGGCCGGGGCGCTCGTCGGTGTCGCGCTCGTGCTCGCCGGGTGCACCGGCGCCGCCCCGGGTGCGTCCGACGGCGCGAGCGGGACGGCCACGGGCAGTCCCGCGTCGCGCGATCCAGCCGCGAGCAGCACCGCGCCGAGCAACCCGGTCCCCGGCGCGCCGTCGAGCGCCGGCCCGGCCACCTCGACGCCGACGCCCCCGTCTCCTCCCGAGCCGGCGCCGACGGTCCCGCCGGAACCGCCCGCGCCGCAGTTCGGCGCGACCGTGGGCGAGATCGGCCCCGAGCTCGCGGCGCGCATGGCGCCGTCGTGGCGAGCGGGCTGCCCGGTGCCGCTCGAGGACCTGCGCTACCTCACGCTCACGCACCACGACTTCGAGGGCGGCGTGGTCACGGGCGAGCTCGTGGTGCACGCGGACGTCGCCGACGGTGTCGTCGGGGTGTTCCGCACGCTCTTCGAGGCCGGGTACCCGATCCGGTCGATGCGCCTCGTCGACGACTTCGGCGGGAGCGACGACGCGTCGATGGCCGCGGACAACACGTCCGCGTTCAACTGCCGGGCGATCACGCGCGGCACCGGCTGGTCCGAGCACGCCTACGGGCGCGCGCTCGACCTCAACCCGCGCGAGAACCCCTACGTGCGCGGGACGCTCGTGCTTCCGCCCGAGGGGGAGCCGTACGCGGACCGCCCCGACCTGCCCGGTGTCGTGCACGCCGGGGACGTCGTCGTCACCGCGTTCGCTGCGGCCGGGTGGAGGTGGGGCGGGGACTGGACGTCACCCGTCGACTACCAGCACTTCTCGGTGACCGGGCGCTGA
- a CDS encoding RDD family protein — protein sequence MSDGIVTGEGVLLDARPTSFASRVLASIVDVGALGVAAFLVLVIVGQTSFTPSEAFVRIALITTVATVTVIIPTTVETLTRGRSLGKLVAGIRIVRDDGGPVRFRQALIRALVGVGELWISVGSIALICSIVHPQGKRVGDLLAGTYAVRVRGKAPARTAVSMPPQLAAWAHSADVRRLPDGLALSVRQFLARTGTLHPASRVQLGTQLAVEVERYVAPLPPVGTHPEYFLAAVLAERREREHAVGRRTAQRAAEESALMARLPHGVPDPVD from the coding sequence ATGAGCGACGGCATCGTCACGGGCGAGGGCGTGCTGCTGGACGCGCGCCCGACCTCGTTCGCCTCACGCGTCCTCGCGTCGATCGTCGACGTCGGCGCGCTCGGCGTCGCCGCGTTCCTCGTGCTGGTCATCGTCGGCCAGACGTCCTTCACCCCGAGCGAGGCGTTCGTGCGCATCGCCCTGATCACCACGGTCGCGACGGTCACGGTGATCATCCCCACGACCGTCGAGACGCTGACGCGCGGGCGGTCGCTCGGCAAGCTCGTCGCCGGCATCCGGATCGTGCGGGACGACGGCGGCCCGGTGCGGTTCCGGCAGGCGCTGATCCGCGCGCTCGTCGGTGTCGGCGAGCTGTGGATCTCGGTCGGGTCGATCGCGCTGATCTGCTCGATCGTCCACCCGCAGGGCAAGCGCGTGGGTGACCTGCTCGCGGGCACGTACGCGGTGCGGGTGCGCGGCAAGGCGCCCGCACGCACCGCGGTCTCGATGCCGCCGCAGCTCGCCGCGTGGGCGCACTCCGCGGACGTGCGGCGCCTGCCCGACGGGCTCGCGCTCTCGGTCCGCCAGTTCCTCGCCCGCACCGGGACGCTGCACCCCGCGTCGCGCGTGCAGCTCGGGACGCAGCTCGCGGTCGAGGTCGAGCGGTACGTCGCGCCGCTGCCGCCCGTGGGCACGCACCCCGAGTACTTCCTCGCCGCGGTGCTCGCCGAGCGGCGCGAGCGCGAGCACGCCGTCGGGCGGCGCACGGCGCAGCGAGCCGCCGAGGAGAGCGCGTTGATGGCGCGCCTCCCGCACGGCGTGCCGGACCCGGTGGACTGA
- a CDS encoding stage II sporulation protein M yields the protein MDLDAFTAVRSPSWARLDELTRRRRLTGAEADEIVRLYQAVATDLSTVRSSAPDPEVVTRLSQLLARARSLIAGAHEPAWRDAARFLVVSLPAALYRIRWWTHAVTIACVAVAVVAGVWVATQPDALAAMGTPSERTEYVENAFASYYDPGAGFAAMVWTNNAWIAAQSVALGISGIWPVWMLLSNAVNVGATGGMMAAHDSLDVFLQLIAPHGLMELTAIFVAGAAGLRLFWTWVEPGPRTRTRALAEEGRALFTVALGLVGVLAVSGLVEGFVTGSALPWWLKIVIGAIVLAAFWVYVYVLGRRAVADSETGDLTADEAGYAVAVAD from the coding sequence GTGGACCTCGACGCCTTCACCGCGGTGCGCAGCCCGTCCTGGGCGCGCCTCGACGAGCTGACGCGCCGCCGTCGCCTCACGGGCGCCGAGGCCGACGAGATCGTCCGCCTCTACCAGGCGGTCGCGACCGACCTGTCGACCGTCCGGTCGAGCGCGCCGGACCCCGAGGTCGTCACCCGGCTCTCGCAGCTGCTCGCCCGCGCCCGCTCGCTGATCGCGGGTGCGCACGAGCCCGCCTGGCGCGACGCGGCCCGGTTCCTCGTGGTGTCGCTGCCCGCCGCGCTCTACCGCATCCGGTGGTGGACGCACGCGGTGACGATCGCGTGCGTGGCCGTGGCCGTGGTGGCCGGGGTCTGGGTCGCGACGCAGCCCGACGCGCTCGCGGCGATGGGTACGCCCAGCGAGCGGACGGAGTACGTGGAGAACGCGTTCGCGTCGTACTACGACCCGGGCGCGGGGTTCGCGGCGATGGTGTGGACCAACAACGCGTGGATCGCGGCGCAGTCCGTCGCGCTCGGGATCAGCGGCATCTGGCCCGTGTGGATGCTGCTGAGCAACGCGGTGAACGTCGGGGCGACGGGCGGCATGATGGCCGCGCACGACAGCCTCGACGTGTTCCTCCAGCTCATCGCCCCGCACGGGCTCATGGAGCTGACCGCGATCTTCGTCGCGGGGGCCGCCGGGCTGCGGCTGTTCTGGACGTGGGTCGAGCCGGGTCCGCGCACCCGCACCCGCGCGCTCGCCGAGGAGGGCCGGGCGCTGTTCACCGTCGCGCTCGGGCTCGTGGGCGTGCTCGCCGTGTCCGGCCTCGTCGAGGGCTTCGTGACCGGGTCCGCGCTGCCGTGGTGGCTCAAGATCGTCATCGGGGCGATCGTGCTCGCGGCGTTCTGGGTCTACGTCTACGTGCTCGGGCGCCGGGCAGTCGCCGACTCCGAGACCGGGGACCTCACCGCCGACGAGGCGGGCTACGCGGTGGCCGTCGCCGACTGA
- a CDS encoding winged helix DNA-binding domain-containing protein encodes MPTARAPRTTADPGAPLLTRAALNRALLARQHLLTRATVPAVAMVDRLVGLQAQLPRSPYTTLWSRIAGFRHDELSEALLDRRVARIAVMRGTIHLVTADDALVLPGLTAPLYERDLRQNVLHGAALRTLDLAELTEAALALVEEEPRPTTELGRLLAERWPDVAPGTLAYGARGTLPLVQVTPRGVWGRSGATTWTTTRAWFGAERTALAPDVTDPDVRAAELERLVLRYLAAFGPASVADVQTWSGLAGLREVVDRLRPRLVTFRAEPGPGSASGRELVDLPDAPRPDPLTPAPVRFLADFDNLTLSHADRTRVVSEEHRRALATKNGMAPGTVLVDGRVAGTWAVTRERLDPGGVRARRELATLTVHPLVPVDATTHAELVAEAEGLVRFVADDAAEHRVTVA; translated from the coding sequence GTGCCCACTGCTCGCGCGCCCCGCACCACCGCCGACCCGGGGGCACCGCTGCTCACGCGCGCGGCCCTGAACCGCGCGCTGCTGGCGCGCCAGCACCTGCTGACCCGCGCGACGGTGCCTGCGGTCGCGATGGTGGACCGCCTCGTGGGCCTCCAGGCGCAGCTCCCCCGCTCCCCGTACACGACTCTGTGGTCGCGGATCGCGGGCTTCCGGCACGACGAGCTGTCCGAGGCGCTGCTGGACCGCCGGGTCGCCCGCATCGCGGTCATGCGGGGCACGATCCACCTCGTGACCGCCGACGACGCGCTCGTGCTGCCCGGGCTCACGGCGCCGCTGTACGAGCGCGACCTGCGCCAGAACGTCCTGCACGGCGCCGCGCTGCGGACCCTGGACCTCGCGGAGCTCACCGAGGCCGCCCTCGCCCTCGTCGAGGAGGAGCCGCGCCCGACGACCGAGCTCGGTCGGCTGCTCGCGGAGCGCTGGCCGGACGTCGCCCCCGGGACCCTCGCGTACGGCGCGCGCGGCACGCTCCCGCTCGTCCAGGTCACCCCGCGGGGCGTCTGGGGCCGGTCGGGCGCGACGACGTGGACGACGACCCGGGCGTGGTTCGGCGCGGAGCGCACGGCGCTCGCCCCGGACGTCACCGACCCCGACGTGCGCGCGGCCGAGCTCGAGCGGCTCGTGCTGCGCTACCTCGCGGCGTTCGGTCCCGCGAGCGTCGCGGACGTGCAGACCTGGTCGGGGCTCGCGGGCCTCCGGGAGGTCGTCGACCGCCTGCGCCCCCGGCTGGTGACCTTCCGGGCGGAGCCGGGGCCGGGCTCCGCCTCGGGCCGAGAGCTCGTCGACCTGCCCGACGCGCCCCGGCCGGACCCGCTGACCCCTGCTCCGGTCCGGTTCCTCGCCGACTTCGACAACCTCACGCTCTCGCACGCCGACCGGACCCGGGTCGTCTCGGAGGAGCACCGGCGTGCGCTCGCGACGAAGAACGGCATGGCGCCGGGGACCGTGCTCGTGGACGGACGCGTGGCCGGCACCTGGGCCGTCACGCGCGAGCGGCTCGACCCGGGCGGCGTGCGCGCGCGACGCGAGCTCGCGACGCTCACCGTGCACCCGCTCGTCCCCGTGGACGCCACGACGCACGCCGAGCTGGTCGCGGAGGCGGAGGGGCTCGTCCGCTTCGTCGCGGACGACGCCGCGGAGCACCGCGTCACCGTGGCGTGA
- a CDS encoding DUF58 domain-containing protein, producing the protein MAITWRAVALTALGVVAVLVVPVPGTVLLWTLVVALACVLDAALAASPRLVAVQRSVPASVRLTDQVRSVLTVSNVGTRRLRATVRDAWQPSAGAQGNRHTVDVPPGDGRRLTTTLVPTRRGDRRADRVTIRTVGPLGLAGRQASLDVPGVLRVLPEFASRRHLPSRLARLRELDGRAAVQVRGQGTEFDSLREYVIGDDVRSIDWRATARRADVVVRTWRPERDRRVLIVLDTSRTSAARTLDAPRLDASIEAALLLAALASKAGDQVELLAYDRKVRARVVGASGARLMPAMADALARVDPTLVETDWPGVVGQVRERLTQRSLLVLLSALEPAAVEQGLLGVVGSLAERHQVVLAAVRDPEVEELRTGRSDVAAVFDAAAAERVELERTAVAARLRRRGIEVVDALPDDLAPRLADTYIALKAAGRL; encoded by the coding sequence GTGGCGATCACCTGGCGGGCCGTCGCGCTCACGGCGCTCGGCGTCGTGGCGGTCCTCGTCGTGCCCGTTCCCGGGACGGTGCTGCTGTGGACGCTCGTGGTCGCGCTCGCGTGCGTCCTCGACGCGGCCCTGGCCGCTTCGCCGCGGCTCGTCGCCGTGCAGCGCAGCGTGCCCGCGTCGGTGCGGCTCACCGACCAGGTCCGCTCGGTGCTCACGGTCAGCAACGTCGGGACGCGGCGGCTGCGGGCGACCGTGCGTGACGCGTGGCAGCCGTCGGCGGGTGCGCAGGGCAACCGGCACACCGTCGACGTGCCGCCCGGTGACGGCCGGCGCCTGACGACCACGCTCGTGCCGACCCGGCGCGGGGACCGCCGCGCCGACCGGGTGACGATCCGGACCGTGGGACCGCTGGGGCTCGCGGGCCGCCAGGCGTCGCTCGACGTCCCGGGCGTGCTGCGGGTCCTGCCGGAGTTCGCCTCGCGCCGGCACCTGCCGAGCCGCCTGGCGCGCCTGCGCGAGCTCGACGGGCGCGCGGCCGTGCAGGTGCGCGGTCAGGGCACCGAGTTCGACTCGCTGCGCGAGTACGTGATCGGCGACGACGTCCGGTCGATCGACTGGCGCGCGACCGCCCGGCGCGCCGACGTGGTCGTGCGGACGTGGCGCCCGGAGCGGGACCGGCGGGTCCTCATCGTGCTCGACACCTCGCGGACCTCCGCCGCGCGCACGCTCGACGCCCCGCGCCTCGACGCGTCGATCGAGGCGGCGCTGCTGCTCGCCGCGCTCGCGTCCAAGGCCGGCGACCAGGTCGAGCTCCTCGCGTACGACCGCAAGGTCCGCGCGCGGGTCGTCGGCGCGAGCGGCGCCCGGCTCATGCCCGCGATGGCCGACGCGCTCGCCCGTGTCGACCCCACGCTCGTCGAGACGGACTGGCCGGGTGTCGTGGGCCAGGTGCGCGAGCGGCTCACGCAGCGCTCGCTGCTCGTGCTGCTCTCGGCCCTCGAGCCGGCGGCCGTCGAGCAGGGGCTCCTCGGGGTCGTGGGGAGCCTCGCCGAGCGGCACCAGGTCGTGCTCGCGGCGGTCCGCGACCCGGAGGTCGAGGAGCTGCGGACGGGCCGCTCCGACGTCGCCGCAGTGTTCGACGCGGCCGCGGCGGAGCGCGTCGAGCTCGAGCGGACCGCCGTCGCGGCCCGGCTGCGCCGGCGCGGGATCGAGGTCGTCGACGCCCTGCCCGACGACCTCGCGCCCCGGCTCGCCGACACCTACATCGCGCTCAAGGCCGCCGGGCGCCTCTGA
- a CDS encoding AAA family ATPase, which produces MTEAHPTEPRQTADGPYGAPPHTPLDRPADGAPQPAAAEHAPPAAQPAPAPAPQHAAGPDLQKDQPPAAQPQPPHAAAPAPQHHAQHAPPAQAAPTGPSPELRSALAAVRTEVAKAVVGQDAAVTGLLIALLCRGHVLLEGVPGVAKTLLVRTLSAALDLDTKRVQFTPDLMPGDVTGSLVYDARTAEFSFRQGPVFTNLLLADEINRTPPKTQASLLEAMEERQVSVDGTPRRLPDPFLVIATQNPVEYEGTYQLPEAQLDRFLLKLTLPLPERDQEIEVLQRHAAGFDPRDLAGAGVRPVAGVAVLGRARDEVARVQVSREVLGYAVDVCRATRQSPSLALGVSPRGATALLATSRAWAWLSGRGYVTPDDVKALAHPTLRHRVQLRAEAELEGVTTESVLDTVLAAVPVPR; this is translated from the coding sequence GTGACCGAGGCACACCCCACCGAGCCGCGGCAGACCGCGGACGGCCCGTACGGCGCGCCGCCGCACACGCCGCTGGACCGGCCCGCCGACGGCGCGCCTCAGCCGGCCGCGGCCGAGCACGCCCCTCCTGCGGCGCAGCCGGCGCCTGCGCCTGCGCCGCAGCACGCCGCGGGGCCCGACCTCCAGAAGGACCAGCCGCCCGCGGCGCAGCCGCAGCCCCCGCACGCCGCCGCGCCCGCGCCGCAGCACCACGCGCAGCACGCCCCGCCCGCGCAGGCCGCCCCGACCGGGCCGTCACCCGAGCTGCGCTCGGCCCTCGCAGCCGTCCGCACCGAGGTCGCGAAGGCCGTCGTCGGGCAGGACGCCGCCGTGACGGGCCTGCTCATCGCCCTCCTGTGCCGCGGTCACGTGCTGCTCGAGGGCGTGCCGGGCGTCGCCAAGACGCTGCTCGTGCGCACCCTCTCGGCGGCGCTCGACCTCGACACCAAGCGCGTGCAGTTCACGCCCGACCTCATGCCCGGCGACGTCACGGGCTCGCTCGTGTACGACGCCCGTACGGCGGAGTTCTCGTTCCGGCAGGGTCCGGTGTTCACGAACCTGCTGCTCGCCGACGAGATCAACCGCACGCCCCCCAAGACCCAGGCGTCGCTGCTCGAGGCCATGGAGGAGCGCCAGGTGTCGGTCGACGGCACCCCGCGCCGCCTCCCCGACCCGTTCCTGGTCATCGCGACCCAGAACCCGGTCGAGTACGAGGGCACGTACCAGCTGCCCGAGGCCCAGCTCGACCGGTTCCTGCTCAAGCTCACGCTCCCCCTGCCGGAGCGCGACCAGGAGATCGAGGTCCTCCAGCGGCACGCCGCGGGCTTCGACCCGCGCGACCTCGCCGGGGCCGGTGTCCGGCCCGTCGCCGGCGTCGCGGTGCTCGGCCGGGCACGCGACGAGGTCGCGCGCGTGCAGGTCTCGCGCGAGGTGCTCGGGTACGCGGTCGACGTGTGCCGGGCGACGCGGCAGTCCCCGTCGCTCGCGCTCGGCGTCTCCCCGCGCGGCGCCACCGCGCTGCTCGCGACGTCGCGCGCGTGGGCGTGGCTGTCCGGGCGCGGGTACGTCACGCCGGACGACGTGAAGGCGCTCGCGCACCCGACGTTGCGCCACCGCGTGCAGCTGCGCGCCGAGGCCGAGCTCGAGGGGGTCACGACGGAGAGCGTGCTCGACACCGTGCTGGCCGCCGTCCCCGTCCCCCGCTGA
- a CDS encoding DUF4350 domain-containing protein produces the protein MSAEAPVAAPGGAPGPVVPPAPAGTSTAPSPAPGAVPVTVTGDGSTARSRAGSRWRRWRFPLAVLSLLVLVGLLAALPEPRTSTVALAPDNPAPEGARAVAQVLGDQGVDVTYVRRTSEAVAAADAGTTLLVTGDALLGPSQLEDLAGTGADLVLLDPTALLDEVTTAATRSWSGADDGAPTTRLARCEDPTAVAAEAYRSGGPGFTVLAPEAVTCFPTAPDEVDSGAYLVVEGERRVTAFADGRFLRNDEVVDEGHAALALRALGRHEQLVWYVPSIDDFGDDAEPAGPGIGDLLPPVAQVLALQLLVVAAVTALWRGRRLGRVVTEPLPVTVRAAETTRGRARLYRRARSYGHAAAALRAGSAARCAHRLGLPRSAGAHAVIDALAQATGRAADEVAGLLYGPPPKDDAGLAQLARRLDELESEVHRS, from the coding sequence ATGAGCGCCGAGGCCCCCGTCGCCGCACCGGGCGGCGCACCCGGCCCGGTCGTCCCCCCGGCGCCCGCGGGCACGTCGACCGCGCCCTCCCCCGCGCCCGGCGCGGTTCCCGTGACGGTCACCGGCGACGGCTCGACCGCACGGTCCCGCGCGGGGTCCCGGTGGCGGCGGTGGCGCTTCCCGCTCGCCGTCCTGTCGCTGCTCGTGCTCGTCGGGCTGCTCGCCGCGCTCCCCGAGCCGCGCACGTCCACGGTGGCGCTCGCGCCCGACAACCCCGCGCCCGAGGGCGCCCGGGCGGTCGCGCAGGTGCTGGGCGACCAGGGTGTCGACGTCACGTACGTCCGCAGGACGTCGGAGGCGGTCGCCGCCGCTGACGCGGGCACCACGCTGCTCGTCACCGGCGACGCGCTGCTCGGGCCGTCCCAGCTCGAGGACCTCGCCGGGACCGGCGCCGACCTCGTCCTGCTCGACCCGACGGCGCTGCTCGACGAGGTCACGACCGCCGCGACGCGCAGCTGGTCGGGTGCGGACGACGGCGCGCCGACGACCCGGCTGGCCCGCTGCGAGGACCCGACGGCGGTGGCGGCGGAGGCGTACCGGTCCGGTGGGCCCGGCTTCACCGTGCTGGCGCCCGAGGCCGTGACGTGCTTCCCCACGGCGCCCGACGAGGTCGACTCGGGCGCCTACCTCGTGGTCGAGGGCGAGCGCCGGGTCACCGCGTTCGCCGACGGACGGTTCCTGCGCAACGACGAGGTCGTCGACGAGGGCCACGCCGCCCTCGCGCTGCGTGCGCTGGGCCGTCACGAGCAGCTCGTCTGGTACGTGCCCTCGATCGACGACTTCGGCGACGACGCCGAGCCCGCCGGCCCGGGGATCGGCGACCTGCTGCCGCCCGTCGCCCAGGTGCTCGCGCTGCAGCTGCTCGTCGTGGCCGCCGTGACCGCGCTGTGGCGCGGGCGACGGCTGGGCCGGGTCGTCACCGAGCCGCTCCCCGTGACGGTGCGCGCGGCGGAGACGACGCGCGGACGTGCGCGCCTGTACCGTCGGGCACGCTCGTACGGGCACGCCGCAGCGGCACTGCGGGCCGGGTCGGCCGCACGCTGCGCGCACCGGCTGGGCCTGCCCCGGTCGGCCGGCGCGCACGCCGTGATCGACGCGCTGGCCCAGGCCACCGGCCGGGCGGCCGACGAGGTCGCGGGGCTGCTGTACGGACCACCCCCGAAGGACGACGCCGGGCTGGCGCAGCTGGCCCGGAGGCTCGACGAGCTGGAGAGCGAGGTTCACCGATCGTGA
- a CDS encoding DUF4129 domain-containing protein: MTLLALVHGHGGALLASRAADVPVEPGADEARRWLERELLEPVYDDRPSLLERILDWVGSLFDDVPVLGLDGRTAALVVVVLLAVVAGIALWVAGPVRRARRPGGGGVVLGGDDTRTATQLRAAADAAAARGDWHAAVAERFRAVVRSLEERTVLDERPGRTAHEAVEAAASRLPSSASALRDAGRLFDDVVYGDQPADPADDARLREVDAAVAAERPLGTPADSTGADRTPVLAGDGRGTDRTDGDDAPGGGDR, translated from the coding sequence GTGACGCTGCTCGCCCTCGTGCACGGGCACGGCGGCGCCCTCCTCGCGAGCCGCGCCGCCGACGTCCCTGTCGAGCCGGGCGCGGACGAGGCGCGTCGCTGGCTCGAGCGCGAGCTGCTCGAGCCCGTGTACGACGACCGCCCGAGCCTGCTCGAGCGGATCCTCGACTGGGTCGGCAGCCTGTTCGACGACGTGCCCGTGCTCGGCCTCGACGGCCGGACGGCGGCGCTCGTGGTCGTGGTGCTGCTCGCGGTCGTCGCGGGCATCGCGCTCTGGGTCGCGGGACCCGTGCGCCGCGCCCGTCGCCCGGGTGGCGGCGGGGTCGTGCTCGGCGGGGACGACACGCGGACGGCCACGCAGCTGCGCGCCGCCGCCGACGCCGCCGCGGCCCGCGGGGACTGGCACGCGGCCGTCGCCGAGCGGTTCCGCGCCGTCGTGCGGTCGCTCGAGGAGCGCACCGTGCTCGACGAGCGCCCCGGCCGCACCGCGCACGAGGCCGTCGAGGCGGCGGCGTCCCGGCTGCCGTCGTCGGCCAGCGCGCTGCGCGACGCCGGGCGCCTGTTCGACGACGTCGTCTACGGGGACCAGCCCGCAGATCCCGCCGACGACGCCCGGCTGCGGGAGGTCGACGCCGCGGTCGCCGCGGAGCGGCCGCTCGGCACGCCGGCCGACAGCACCGGCGCGGACCGCACCCCGGTCCTCGCGGGTGACGGCCGGGGCACCGACCGGACCGACGGCGACGACGCACCCGGCGGAGGGGACCGATGA
- a CDS encoding glycerophosphoryl diester phosphodiesterase membrane domain-containing protein: protein MTTPHEDAPGQPAPGAPVPPSPAPPGSPAPAASGWGPVPGYAQPTPPGPVPPGGYPAGAGVPPAPGQPGPGQPGGYGQQPGYGQPGGHGQQPGYGQPGGYGQPGGYGAPGYGAPPLPPAALQPGIVPLRPLGLGEVLDGAFRAVRANPRVMFGLTAVVVTAVVALMSAVTWYLTGILAGALGDVTGSLDPDGTLGLRDQMGSVLAAFLTTPFLALAATILTGLLIVSVSRSVIGQTVSMGEVVRLARGRIWPVVGFSLLVGVVWVVAVAAYAGALAALAANEVWWAVAVVAIVGGLAFLLAGFWLTVRTLLVPPALMLEGGRFWPTVARAWRLTRGSFWRLLGIYLLVNIIVQIISQTIAVPAVTAAMVLFDDPMMTSFGSIAVSSVAQIIALTLTTVFSAAVVALLYIDVRMRREGLDVELARAADERVA from the coding sequence ATGACGACCCCGCACGAGGACGCACCGGGACAGCCGGCACCGGGGGCTCCCGTGCCGCCCTCCCCCGCGCCGCCGGGCAGCCCCGCCCCGGCCGCGTCCGGGTGGGGCCCCGTGCCGGGGTACGCGCAGCCGACTCCGCCGGGTCCGGTCCCCCCGGGAGGCTACCCGGCGGGCGCAGGCGTCCCTCCCGCACCGGGTCAGCCCGGACCGGGCCAGCCGGGCGGGTACGGGCAGCAGCCCGGGTACGGCCAGCCGGGTGGCCACGGCCAGCAGCCGGGCTACGGCCAGCCGGGTGGGTACGGGCAGCCCGGTGGCTACGGGGCTCCCGGCTACGGCGCCCCGCCGCTGCCCCCGGCGGCGCTCCAGCCCGGGATCGTGCCGCTGCGGCCGCTCGGTCTCGGGGAGGTGCTCGACGGCGCGTTCCGCGCGGTCCGCGCCAACCCGCGCGTCATGTTCGGCCTCACGGCCGTCGTCGTGACGGCCGTCGTCGCGCTCATGTCGGCGGTCACCTGGTACCTCACGGGCATCCTCGCGGGCGCGCTCGGCGACGTGACCGGCTCGCTCGACCCCGACGGCACGCTGGGCCTGCGTGACCAGATGGGGTCGGTGCTCGCCGCCTTCCTCACCACGCCGTTCCTCGCGCTCGCCGCGACGATCCTCACGGGCCTGCTCATCGTCTCCGTCAGCCGCTCGGTCATCGGCCAGACCGTGAGCATGGGCGAGGTCGTGCGCCTCGCCCGCGGCCGCATCTGGCCGGTCGTCGGCTTCAGCCTGCTCGTCGGCGTCGTCTGGGTCGTCGCCGTCGCGGCGTACGCGGGAGCCCTCGCGGCGCTCGCCGCGAACGAGGTCTGGTGGGCCGTCGCCGTCGTCGCGATCGTCGGCGGGCTCGCGTTCCTGCTCGCCGGGTTCTGGCTCACCGTCCGCACGCTGCTCGTGCCGCCCGCGCTCATGCTCGAGGGCGGCCGGTTCTGGCCCACGGTGGCTCGCGCGTGGCGGCTCACGCGCGGCAGCTTCTGGCGCCTGCTCGGCATCTACCTGCTGGTCAACATCATCGTGCAGATCATCAGCCAGACCATCGCGGTCCCCGCGGTCACCGCGGCGATGGTCCTGTTCGACGACCCGATGATGACGTCGTTCGGTTCCATCGCGGTCAGCTCGGTCGCGCAGATCATCGCGCTCACGCTCACCACGGTGTTCTCGGCGGCCGTCGTCGCCCTGCTGTACATCGACGTGCGGATGCGCCGCGAGGGGCTCGACGTCGAGCTCGCGCGCGCGGCCGACGAGCGGGTCGCGTGA
- the mtrA gene encoding MtrAB system response regulator MtrA, with translation MKGRVLVVDDDTALAEMIGIVLRSEGLEPVFCADGDDALAVFRASQPDLVLLDLMLPGKDGTEVCRLIRSESGVPIVMLTAKADTVDVVLGLESGADDYISKPFKPKELIARVRARLRRSDEPAPEHLAIGDLTIDVTGHRVTRDGEQISLTPLEFDLLVALARKPWQVFTREVLLERVWGYRHAADTRLVNVHVQRLRSKIEADPERPEIVVTVRGVGYKAGTTPQ, from the coding sequence ATGAAGGGTCGTGTGCTGGTGGTCGACGACGACACCGCTCTCGCAGAGATGATCGGCATCGTGCTCCGCTCCGAGGGGCTCGAGCCGGTGTTCTGCGCGGACGGGGACGACGCGCTCGCGGTGTTCCGCGCGTCGCAGCCCGACCTCGTGCTGCTCGACCTCATGCTGCCCGGCAAGGACGGCACCGAGGTGTGCCGGCTCATCCGGTCCGAGTCGGGCGTCCCGATCGTCATGCTGACCGCGAAGGCCGACACCGTCGACGTGGTGCTGGGCCTCGAGTCCGGGGCGGACGACTACATCTCGAAGCCGTTCAAGCCCAAGGAGCTCATCGCACGGGTCCGGGCGCGGCTGCGCCGCAGCGACGAGCCCGCGCCCGAGCACCTCGCGATCGGCGACCTGACGATCGACGTCACGGGCCACCGCGTGACGCGCGACGGCGAGCAGATCTCGCTCACGCCGCTCGAGTTCGACCTGCTCGTGGCGCTCGCGCGCAAGCCGTGGCAGGTGTTCACCCGCGAGGTGCTGCTCGAGCGCGTGTGGGGCTACCGGCACGCCGCCGACACCCGCCTGGTCAACGTCCACGTGCAGCGGCTGCGCTCGAAGATCGAGGCGGACCCCGAGCGGCCGGAGATCGTCGTGACCGTGCGCGGCGTGGGCTACAAGGCGGGCACGACCCCGCAGTGA